Below is a window of Vibrio sp. SS-MA-C1-2 DNA.
TGTAAATTTGCCATTATGATTAGATGCAGTTTGACCATTACCCCAACTTATAACACTTCCATCTTCCCTTAAAGCTGCTATACATGCATTACTAGCAATAATATCGATAACAGGAATCACACCATTTATCTCATCATCAACCGATGAGGATGATGTGCATGAATATGCATTATATGAAATACAATTGTCTCCACCATATGGCACACTTCCCCAAGAAATTACGGAGCCATTTGATCTTAAGGCAGAAAAAGCACCATCAGAAGCCACTATCTTTACAACTTTTTGATAATCATACTCTGCAGAAAGTTCACTTTGCTTATCATCTGGTATTTCAACATCACCCCATGAAACTACTGAACCATCTTCCATTATGGAAGCAAAAGCATCATTACTTGCAAATACCTGTAAAATTGATTGAGCAGTTAACTTATCATGTACTACAGATATATCTGCTCCAGAATTTGAGCTACCCCATGTTAATACATCATTATTAGCAAGCACCGCTAAAAATGCTCCCTGTGTTGCATAAGCATTTATAATACTTCTTGAGGTTAAATCAATAAAATCACCACCAAAAGAAGGGTCCCCCCAAGATATAATTGAACCATCAGATCTAATTGCTGAAAATGCAAACTGATTACTAATTATCTTAACAACAGGGTTATCTCCATTTAATTGTTCAATAACTGCACTCGCATCACCACCATAATTAGGGTTCCCCCATACAATTACAGATCCATCATCACGTAGTGCTGCAAAAGCATAATCAGTCGAAACAATGTTAAGAACAGGAACATCTCCATTTAATTGTTCAAAAACCGCACTTATATCGCCTCCGGAAGCAGGACTCCCCCATGAAAACACACTTCCGTCACTTTGGATGGAGGAAAAAGCTGAATAAGTTGATACTATTTTTTGAGAAGGCAGCAGTGAATTACTATTTGTTGTATTATTTACATCTGCACCATAAGTTGCTTTTCCCCATGCAGTTACATGTCCATTATTAGCTAATGCTGCAAATGCATAAGTAGTAGACTGAATATTAGCAACATCATAGAAGTCAGATTTGCTCTCATCTAAAGGATAAGCATCTTCACTGTCAATTACACCGTCATTATCATCATCAGTATCAATAACATCAGCAGCACCATCTTTATCCGTATCTACTAAACACACTCCATCAACAAGAGCAAAACCATCAGTACAGGTTGATGGAGTAACTGGTACTGAAGGAATTGAGACAGATAAATCTTTATCCAATGGAAATGCATCATCTATATCAAGCACACCATCATTATCATCATCAGTATCGATAACATCAGCAACACCATCTTTATCTGTATCAAGTGAGCACACTCCATTTGCAAGAGCAAATCCATCAGCACACGTTGATGGACCAATTGGTGTCGACGGTACCGACTCGGATAAATCTTTATCTAGTGGAAATGCATCTTCATTATCATTAACTCCATCACCATCGGTATCTGCATTTAATGAATTAGTACCATTTTTCTGCTCATCAATATCACTTACGCCGTCATTATCATCATCAGTATCAATAACATCAGCAACCCCATCTTTATCTGTGTCGACGGAACATTGACCTTGAGCATTAGGTGCAAACCCTTCAGAACATGTTGATGGGCCAATCGGTGTCGAAGGAATCGACTCGGATAAGTCTTTATCTAGTGGAAATGCATCGTCATTATCATTAACCCCATCGCCATCAGTATCAAGCATCAATGAATCTGTTCCAGTTTCTTGTTCAGCAATATCACTAAGACCATCATTATCATCATCAGTATCTACTACATCAGCCTGTCCATCATTATCAGTATCAATCCCACATATTCCACTGATATATGCATAACCTTGTAAACAGCTTCCATTATCACTTGGTACAAACAACGGACTCTGATCTGAAAAATCATCACCTGTAGCATTAATATGCTCAATGGAATTCTTAATCGTTTGATTTACGGCACGGATAGATTGGTTAAACTCTGAATCAGCCGATTCATCAACGACCAACATCAATTCATCTTGTGTCTTAGGTAAAACGCCTGACGCAACAATATTCTCTGCTGCATATTGAACATCTGAATAACCATTTGAAATGTAGTCACCTAAAATTTCGTCAGAAGCAAGACCTAAACTGCCTGCAACAGCTTCAATAGCATTGCTTTGAATTTCTTGTCTTTGCGCTTGATCCTCAGATCCCGTAAGACTTTGCTGCGTATCAATATCAACCAATGTAGATAAAGGTGTAATAGCACTTTGACCAGCAGAAGCAACTAAAAAGAAGTCTTGAGCAACAGACTGCTCAGTACTTTCATCAACTGTCATTCCAATTTTAGATTCTGCAATAAGTGGGTAGTTTTCTGGGCTTTCAATCCCTGTCACATCTAGGGATGCTTGACCGCCAGCGCCTGAAATAGCCGTAGGTTCATCGTTATCTTGCATATAGTTATGATTTAAATCTAACCAAACATTTGCATTCGTCAGGTAACCGTCAATAACAGTGGCATTTAAAAGTTGGTGGTCACCAGAATTTGCACTTGTATCACTAGAGGAGCTACCTCCACTATCACAAGCAGATAGTAATAATGCTGCAATAAGAACAGCGAACTTTGAGTTGGATAATTGTGTCATCTTATCAATCATTGAGCAAAAAATAGGCGCGAATTATACACAAAACAATCAAAAAGAAAATAGAGCACAAACACTAAAATGCAGTTTATATGAACTTTGCATTATATCTGCGATATAATGCTCATTTTAGACTTTATTCATCGTAGTTTGAGCGATGAATTGAATGTAAACGAGTATAGAGCGCTTCCACAGTTCCTATGCAAGTACGTTCAACTCAATAATATTAGATAGTTTATAGTATGATAGACAACTAACCGTAATACAGAATCTAATTTAAACTACACAATATGAAAAAGGTAAGACAACATAGCGTTTGAAATTTTGGTGGTGAAGCCTAGCTTAGAATTAAGAATAACAATGAAAAAACCTACCGCCAGTGCTTCGCACTTCTGGTGGGTCAGAAAGAAAAATAGTGTTCACAGTAAGATCAGCTTCATCACTTAAACATATTGAGGACTATTTTTATTTCTCGACCTGATTCATGGTTATCAAAAAAGTATTCAGCCCTAAAGACGCACGAAGACGTCTTTATTTATATATGAAAACAATGTTAATTGGGATAGTTTAACTTTCCACTCTCTTTACACTATCCCTCTTAATTAAAATAGGGTGGAACTCTCGAGAAATCTCAGAACTAAATCCATTCAATGAAATTAATGTTGCATTAGAAGCCATACTTTCAATCGGGTTTCTAATCGTAGTTAAAGCCGGAGAAAAATAACATTGAGGTAAAATATCATCAAACCCCACAATCGATATTTCATTTGGTATATCAATATCATGAGATTTAAACACTTGCATCGCTGCTGCGGCAAAGTAATCATTATAAGAAACTATAGCAGTAACGGGTAACCCTTTATTTAATAGGTTACTTGCTGCAATCACTCCGCCATTATCACCAAAAGGAGCTTCTTCGACCCAATCAGGATTAACAGTCAACCCCGCACTCTCTAAAGCACGACAATATCCATCAAAACGAAGTGTTTTATCATCAATTTCTGCTTCACAAGAAATATAGGCAATTCGAGTGTGCCCTTGTTCTATCAGGTGAAGAGTTGCA
It encodes the following:
- a CDS encoding substrate-binding domain-containing protein; this translates as MTTIKKVAQRAGVSTATVSRVINGSSKVLFHTVDAVEQAMKEVGYTVSGNQRLTINQSSDTVGLVISKLNSPFYGLLSQGVEKVVKKHNKMMLVINTNYIAEEEINAIEFLLSKGCKNIILHSKGLSDSQLIEYAKKIPTLTIVNRYIKQIEKQCVWLDNSEGTYLATLHLIEQGHTRIAYISCEAEIDDKTLRFDGYCRALESAGLTVNPDWVEEAPFGDNGGVIAASNLLNKGLPVTAIVSYNDYFAAAAMQVFKSHDIDIPNEISIVGFDDILPQCYFSPALTTIRNPIESMASNATLISLNGFSSEISREFHPILIKRDSVKRVES